In Gossypium hirsutum isolate 1008001.06 chromosome A10, Gossypium_hirsutum_v2.1, whole genome shotgun sequence, the DNA window AAATTAATAATTTCGGTATTACATtagacatttttaaaatatagatgCCACATTgaacatttataaaaatatagatgCCAAATATTACATTATCCCAAAACTAAATTAAAGTTCTCATATGATGTAATTTTTCTTAACCACAAATAtcttggaaattaaatttaagAAAGTTGGAAACAATCGTCCAAACCAATGGTCAAACTGCTCCCTAGGACTTTGTCCATAccctttaacttttttttttctttttagtaaaCACTTTggctaaaatttgaaattttcttttcacCTTTTTTGAAATAGTTcgtttttcagtagtgtcaaaAACGGTGATTTTGAAATTCATTTTCAATGTCCGAATTCataaatattatcatttaatatttacgagtctaattTATTGATATGATGAATTATGGTctagtaattttattgaattggaTAGATAATtaaggtataatgactaaattatgaAAGTGGTAGAAATTAATTgctataattttttattcaattgaaggaccaattgaataaattgaccattAGATTATGGCCAAATGGTGGTGGGTAATGATTGGAATCCATCAACTTTGATTAAGCATGGTTAATGTTAGTTTActtaagtttttaattaattaattataatttatttagtttaattaaagtataaaagaaaacaaagtgATTATCATCTTGATTCTCCTACTCTTCACCGTATACACACCAAAGAAAACCTAAAGGAAACCATTTAAGCTCCAAGACATTCGGCTCTTTATTAATAGGTGAAGTTTAAGTcccatttttgaaatttttttttatattttttaggttttaaaagcttgatttagctagcttgTGTATCAATTTGTATAACTgataaagtttttaaaagtttctaTTGTTGAATACTTGATGAAATTGGTGTTAATGTGTTAGGTTTTAAActtagatatgaaaaaaaaaactgttttgTAAAGTTTCATTGCTAATTTTTTAACATAAGGAGTAAAgtgcacaaattttgaaattaatgcTAAACTtctataattatagataataGAGGGTTGTCgaatgatgaaattgagatcattttcaaaatcaatgctcaaatttaaaagatattgcaatttcagttttagggattaaattgaataaaatgtaaaattttagaaaatatttgaaaaatgaaattgaaccaACATATGCATAGAATAGGATGTTGTAAGGTAAtcggaattgataaattgaaatgaattatgatATAGATCAGGATTTGAATCAACTGGAGGATAATcgagaaaaagacaaaattgcAGATTAGTAATtgatatttcatttgtttttattttttctaggtaagttcatattgtACTTAATATGTTACTTgtattatgtttgaattatattataACATCTAGTAGTTTAAGTTAATTGTAATTTGATAATGTTGGCatctaaaggactaaatcgtaaagtatGAAAAATATGGTTATATTGAATAGATGCAATGTATTGAATGGATGTGAAATTGTTATATAATTGAACGTTATGTATAcgattatattacaatatttgaaATGGTACGGAAATGTAATAGTGTCATTGTGAAATTAGTAAACAATTTGGATAcgaatgacatatcattagggtctaaatggaaaaaggaaatgaTTCAAtcgaaaagaatgaaaacgggtgTTTGAATAAGGATTAATACTATGGCTTGagatgtaataccccatacccgtacctgagaccgggataggatacgaggcattaccgaaattttcagaataatttcaattaatttatattatttagtattcattttcatgtttcatgtaacatccttttcatatattcaattcaaaatatcatataaaatacgatacaatacttaaattgtcatatttacttgctcattcagggtatccgaacctacctgactaaattgcagaaataccaagatttaggggcatattggtaatttaccattttctcaaatttcacccaatcttaaattgataatttcatttaatttattaatttagataataaaacaatttattcccttcaatttagtcatttttgacatttttacaaaattaccccctaaagttttacttttattcaatttagtccatgagcttaaaacatgcaaattagccatgctaattgaatattcatatatattttttcctcctccttctctccattccacatccttaatgtatataacattcttgtaagtacgatttcacaatttacttattaatgctcacatcaatctgttcacacgagtcatagtcactcaattatttataattcgagctacagagctcaaaattaagatccgtaaattttccctaaaactaaactcacatataattccaccataaaattttaaaaatttttggtttagccaattagtacagtttatttatttaagtttcccctgtttcactatccaacagttctgacctctcttcactaaaaattaattatatcacagtacaaaactcggataatgttcccattgatttctattgaaaatagactcattaaggattctaagaatataaatttgagactctaattaattttctccaatttttggtgattttccaaagtcaaaataggggaacccgaattcattctaacattgtctcacaaaattcattatatctcatactttacaaatccattgcttacaccgtttcttctatgaaaaactagactcaataagctttaatttaatattttattgatcttctaattcgatttatacaatttatggtgatttttcaaagttagtctacttctgctgtccaatattgttttagttcaagatgtttattaccatttttcctctaaatttcaaaggtcatacaattcagtccttgctcaattagcccatctattaagctaatttttctcaattaacattttattccatcattctaaactattacaaaatctttaaaaatcagaattttaacactaaaccttaattcacaactttttcacaattaggtcctaaaatcaatttctattgaaattacttgataaaatcatcaaacaacaaaatcaaagcttcaaattcattttatttcatcataaacagctaacaattatcaatgatagcttttaattttgttcataaaatcaaaaactaatgaattaaacacttggacctaattgtaaaagtcacaaaaacataaaaatctcaaagaaaagggtaagaattgaactcacatatgtcaaagtatgaaaaaccagcagctttcagacctcccatggcgtttttgctgaagaaaaatgatgatatctctagatttttcaaatttgtcttgttttataagtttaatttgcaaaatttcccattttgcccttgtttctccttgtcttttttgctgattttcttgcccaaccgtccagcccatacaatttgggtccaattgccttttaaatccctcctttttaatcacttaaactatttaatcacaatttaataaatttcacactattttcaatttagtcctttttaattaattgactaaccaaacgttaaaattttctaacgaaactttaatactaacttaataacactccataaatatttataaaaatatttatggctcggtttataaatccgaggtctcaatacctcattttcaaccaaatttacctgattaattcttttaaaatcgcaaaattcactaattaaaaacaattcttttaagttcgcacttggcctataattattatttgttaaaatttctaaacatactcgtcggatttagtgatctcgaatcactgtttccgacaccactgaaaattttgGCTGTTACATGAGATCCAGCATATGTTGCAGATTCTCCGAAGCTAGTGTTAGCAACATTGAATTAAGCTCGAGTGAGCAACTTTGGTCTGGAGCTAGTGTTAGCAGCTCGAATATGTTAGCTCGTGTGAGCAAATTAGTCCCATGTATCCGAGTTCAATTTGCTATAGTTCTCCGGgcgaaaacaaaagttaaaacgGAAAGTAgattgaatgaatgaattatgtttgaatgaattatggAATCATGTTATAAGTTTTTATCATGTAAATGATCTAACCTTGATTGTACTTGTTGATGTGTATATGAAATCAATAGGATGCCAAAGGATTGTCATGCttatttcaaaatgttttaaTAGCTTAAATTGTTGAATTATCAAAATAAGTTGAGTAATTTCatttggacttactaagcatacaaAATGCTTATCCTTTTCCTTGTAGATTTTCGGTTTGCGGAACGTGTCGATTGGATCACCTCTAAACTCACACTATCCTGCTATTAATTCGATAGACTATTGCTCGCTTTAAGTTCGGTTATGTGGTATGTACAtaggtattatatatatatatataagtctacTTGGAAATGATAGTTGGTTGAAACTTGGTTAATGGTTGTGTTTAAGAAAGTTGATGTTcatattatatatgtgtatgtttgATATCATGTTGAGTTATAAATGTAGCACATGAATAACAAAAATTGAAAGTGAAACGATTTggttaaaatgatggaattgaatGGATAAACATGCATGAATGATTTGTGATTTCATAGGTAGAAATGATATGTTTAAGTGTGTAATTGATGTTTAATGGTTTGGTTGATCAAGgaattattgaaatatatatgtttaGGTGTAGTCTTATACTGTTTTATGAAGGTTTTTAGAATGTTTTTAAGCACCATTTGATTATGGATTTATATTTCGTCACCTAAATTGGTATTTTCGTGCTAACATTGATAATTTGTGCTGATGTAGTATTGATGATCAATCTTATAGTGACACATAATAGCCTTTCAATATGACACGTGGCAGacataaattaaactaaaagaaaatgtaaattaattaaaaaagcaTAATTTTTTGGACAAGTTCAAGTACTAACAATGTGTTCTTAATTTTTTGTACAAGTTCAAGTACTAACAATGtattctttcaaaaaaatttaggtaccaactagatacttttaaataagtttatgggataaattatatattaaccttTAAGAAATTAATGCTATTGGTGCAATATGTATGACATAATACAAATTTAGATGCCAATACCAATAAGATATTTTTAGACAAGTTTAAGAGTAAACTTCGTATTAaccttattatataatatatatgatatgatatacatgatttTTTAGTATGTTtgtgaaataaaatttttatgatatttttcattcaatttctcatcAAAATTCTACTTTATGTTATaataatctttttctttttttttttaaaattgcatgAGGATACttgctttaaaaaaaattgaacctgTATATTTGgtctgaataaaatattaaatcatatttcatatattttttaattacttattagcaggtttaaaatttttatatatttaagaataaaacaaaataaattaattataaaaataacaaacaGGCGTTTcgcaagaaaaaaaaaaagaaaaaacgaaAAAAAGACCAAAGCAGGCAAGGTCATATTCCCTAGTAAGATTGCTGTCTGGGAGTGACAGTGTTGTTTGGTTGTACAACACTCAAGAGATTGACTGCTCTGAAGTCTGAAGAGAAGAGAGCTATTTAATCTTATTTTCGCTTCCATTTCTCCTCCAAATGGCTGCTTCCGTTCAGCTAAATCTCCGTTCCTTCAAAGCCCCCTTTAATCTTAAACCCATTGCCAAGCAGTTCTCCAGACCCGGCAGGATCAGGTGCGCCGCCACCACACCAACCAAACGCTACAGCATCACTCTTCTTCCCGGAGATGGTATCGGCCCTGAAGTCATCTCCGTCGCCAAAAACGTCCTCAAACTCGCTGGCTCTCTCGAAGGTTTTATTTCCTTTCCTCTCCCCGTTTTCCCTCTTTTCAGTCCTTCATTCCTTTCCGTTTGGTCACTGATAAAGCGAATTAAACCAACGGAAAATAAAAGAGCGTGATTATGCATGTCTGAAGTGAATGTTCCTGAGAAAATATGGAATTTGAACTATAAAGTGGCCTGGGACTGTGGAATCTAAGTAGAATATCACTGATAAATACGAAACTCATAAAATTACACATATGTGTAGATATATGACAGTATAGGTTTTCGAATCAATGTGTTGACCAAGAAAAATGAAATGTTTTaggatttaaaatatataatatgaataaaGGTTTTTTTCACTTTAGTTGTTCTTATTTCATGATGTTTAGATATAtaggattttaaataatttttttattactagattttttgttttaaattctctCTGCTCCTCATCTGTTCCCATTGTTGACAAGATAGAGGTCAAATGAATAGCTACATTTGTTTGGGCTTTCACAAATATTCTCATGTTAAGCTtttctttcccttccttttttGGTCCTTGAGTTTCATAATTTGTTGTTTTAACTAAGAAATGTTTAGATTTCATATAATGGACGTTCTTTATTACTACATATGCTATGACATGTATTAGGGATTGAATTTAGCTTCCAAGAGATGCCCATGGGGGGAGCTGCTTTGGATTTGACTGGAGTACCATTGCCTGAGGAAACCCTTTCTACCGCACAAAGAGCTGATGCCGTTCTCCTTGGAGCAATTGGAGGGTATTCTCCTATATAATacttattaattattttcataggCTTCTTGGGTCTTCTCTTGTTGTTTACTTTTTCTTAACTCATTTATTACTTCATTTGCTTCAAGGTATAAGTGGGATAAGAAAGAAAAACATTTGAAGCCTGAGACTGGTCTGCTTCAGCTTAGAGAAGGACTTAAAGTCTTTGCAAATTTGAGGCCAGCTACTGTTTTGCCACAGGTAACTGCGTTTTAGTTTATCTGTATGAATTCTTCTTCATATTTCAACCATGTAATTACTTCATTTGCAAACTTAATGAGTTTAATGAATGTTTTGGAATTGGGTAAAACTTGTAATTATCCATCAAAAAACTTATTCCACGCATGGTGcagagtgtttttttttttttggggggggggtgcggggttgaaattcaatctgttTGCCTTCTACGTTTTGGCCTTCTTCACTATTCACCTTTGGACGCTGTCAGAGTGAATTGCTTATATCCAAGAAAAGAAATCATTCTACATTATTATGCATGCATGCTTGTAATCTGGGACTGTGGAAGCAGGTGTCGCTTGCGTTTCTTTTATTTGCAATATGTGGTTCATTAAAATCTAACCTCTATTTTATTTGCCTTTTCAGTTAGTGGATTCCTCAACTTTGAAGAAAGATGTTGCTGAGGGTGTTGACCTTATGGTTGTAAGGGAGCTTACGGGAGGTCAGTACCAAAAAAAATGCCAGTTTCTTTTCTCTGATTCTGCTGTTACCCTGCCTATTTTCAATGTCAATAATTGTCATTGATCTTATACTGGAACCAggtatttattttggaaaaccaAGGGGATTTGGTACCAATGAAAAGGGTGAGGATATTGGCTTCAACACTGAGGTGTATTCTACTCATGAGGTATGACTTTATAGATGTACACTTTTTTTGTATGGTTTGCTCTTAGTTGAAAGTACCCAAAATTTGTATGGTTGACAACCTACAATACATGTTTGTTTTCCTTTTCTGGCCAATATGGACAATTTCTTTATGATCCTGAATTTGTTGTTGAATACTTAAACATTGAGAAGTAGACAGTTTGATGTTGTCCTTttgtttaatgaaaaataaaaataaaagaaatgaaagacaATTTCAATCTGGTAGGCCTTTTTTGTGCCTACTGCATTACAAGCAAGTGCACTTAGGTGCACTAGGCTTGTGCCTTGCCCGAGACAGTTTGATGTGCTTTTGTTGTCTACTGCTGCTCCATAGCACCTAGGTGTACACCCTGGCGACATTGTCTGCAAAGGCTATCTTATGTTTGACTTGTGAAGTGTGGTCTTgtcatttttcttcaaatttcttgGAATGGTTTCTTTTTCATGTAAGTACCTTTTAATGATTGAAAATTAAGCAAATGGATGCCAGATTGATCGTATTGCTCGTGTTGCTTTTGAGATTGCTCGCAAGCGGCGTGGACAACTTTGTTCTGTTGACAAAGCTAATGTTTTGGAGGTTTGTTGTAATATTGTCAATCTTGTTTATTGCATCTTGTACAAAATGTAGAAAAAGTATTAGGTGTTGGTTATTACATCATAATGTGTCTTTTTGTCTATATTATCATCCTTATTGTTAGATTGTCCTCTAATTTTTTTACTGgttttaactaataaattatttaagagattgAAGTTATGTTATAATCCTATAATTTAGCCTTCATAAAGTGAACTGCAAACTATCTTGGTTTAATGCATGGAAAATTCTCCTCTTTTGTCTGTATTTGCTGGAACTTTTGTGGGCTCTGTAGTTTAGTGTAGGCTCCATAGTATATGAAAGGAACTGCTGCCAAGCAAGTCCGTTGCGTAAAAGAATTTTACTGCAGTTAGGATGGAATAAGAAAGCTGCTTCTAAATTACACTGCTGTGATCACATTTCAACTGACTTGAGGGCAATGATGAAAACTTCTTACATATCATGAACCTGTTGTAATTTTAAATCCAGCTTATGCAGGGATGAGGTACAAGATTCTGGCCATACGTTGTAAAACGGTCTGTTAAGTTTATCTGTCAAATATTAGACCTGACAATCCATGTATGTGTGTTGTCTTCGTGTTTTTTCCCCAtgtcaaaacataaacacaacagGTATTATTACTGAGTcaaaatccaaaacacaaatatgATACGTGTAGTAAACATGTCATGTTAATTAGGTATAAACTTGTCATGTAGTGTTTATCAAATTGTTTTCGTGTTTATTGAACATGTCGTGTTCGTTTTGTCTTTACTATCGTTGTGTCCAAAATTTCAAGGTCCAGAATTATTAATTACAGTTGCATTAGCCTTTTCTCATGTAATATGTTTAGTATTTTCTGTTCCATTGTCCAGGCATCAATGCTTTGGAGGAAAAGAGTTACGGCAATTGCTTCTGAATATCCTGATGTTGAGCTCTCACACATGTATGTTGACAACGCAGCAATGCAGCTTGTTCGCTATCCAAAACAGGTTTGTTTTGAAAAgataaagagatgattttcctTCTCACTTTTCTTAGTCCCAATAAATGAGCACTATTCTTTATACTAGAAAAGCTTACAATGCTTGAAAATGGAAATGGTGCAGTTTGATACAATTGTGACCAACAACATATTTGGTGATATTTTGTCTGATGAAGCTTCAATGATCACTGGAAGCATAGGGATGCTTCCGTCTGCTAGTCTTGGTGAATCAGTATGACAATTCATTAATCTCTTTGCGGATTGGTTTGAGAATATTGGTGTTTGTATATTCATTCTCTTTGACTATATTGGTATTTTCACTTGCACAGGGACCTGGACTCTTTGAGCCTATTCATGGTTCTGCTCCTGATATTGCTGGACAGGTTGGATTTAACCCTTTTGCTTAGTTTTTAGAGTTAAAGCATAATTATCATTTTCCATCAAACTGAAGATGGTGAGCCTCATTCAGAATGTGAAATGTGTTTCTTCTGACCGGCAGGACAAGGCAAATCCACTTGCAACAATTCTCAGTGCTGCAATGCTTTTGAAGTATGGCCTAGGGGAAGCAAATGCTGCAAACAGAATTGAGAACGCAGTTCTGGATACTCTTAATAGGGGTTTCCGAACAGGCGACATATACTCCACTGGAAATGTATATAGGCTTCTTATCCCAAAACACCTCTTTTCCTTGCTgtcttcttttctttgttttttttttttggaaggcAGAAATATAGCTCCTTGTCTATTTTGACCAAAAGAATTTAGTTATCTTAGTTCTCTACCGAATTTTGTCGCAGGGGAAGAACTCTAATTACAATGGCATATAAAAAGTATCTTAAGATAGTCATCTTAGTTCTTGTTAATGAATTTAGAACATAACCATCTCAGTTGTCTTGAATTGTCGAGAGAAAAGTCGCAAAGACTGTATAGAAATGGCAAACATGATCCGGCTATCTGTTATTTTCTTTTTACCGTTTCTC includes these proteins:
- the LOC107897280 gene encoding 3-isopropylmalate dehydrogenase, chloroplastic isoform X2 — its product is MAASVQLNLRSFKAPFNLKPIAKQFSRPGRIRCAATTPTKRYSITLLPGDGIGPEVISVAKNVLKLAGSLEGIEFSFQEMPMGGAALDLTGVPLPEETLSTAQRADAVLLGAIGGYKWDKKEKHLKPETGLLQLREGLKVFANLRPATVLPQLVDSSTLKKDVAEGVDLMVVRELTGGIYFGKPRGFGTNEKGEDIGFNTEVYSTHEASMLWRKRVTAIASEYPDVELSHMYVDNAAMQLVRYPKQFDTIVTNNIFGDILSDEASMITGSIGMLPSASLGESGPGLFEPIHGSAPDIAGQDKANPLATILSAAMLLKYGLGEANAANRIENAVLDTLNRGFRTGDIYSTGNKLVGCKEMGEEVLKSVDSPVPTAI
- the LOC107897280 gene encoding 3-isopropylmalate dehydrogenase 2, chloroplastic isoform X1 codes for the protein MAASVQLNLRSFKAPFNLKPIAKQFSRPGRIRCAATTPTKRYSITLLPGDGIGPEVISVAKNVLKLAGSLEGIEFSFQEMPMGGAALDLTGVPLPEETLSTAQRADAVLLGAIGGYKWDKKEKHLKPETGLLQLREGLKVFANLRPATVLPQLVDSSTLKKDVAEGVDLMVVRELTGGIYFGKPRGFGTNEKGEDIGFNTEVYSTHEIDRIARVAFEIARKRRGQLCSVDKANVLEASMLWRKRVTAIASEYPDVELSHMYVDNAAMQLVRYPKQFDTIVTNNIFGDILSDEASMITGSIGMLPSASLGESGPGLFEPIHGSAPDIAGQDKANPLATILSAAMLLKYGLGEANAANRIENAVLDTLNRGFRTGDIYSTGNKLVGCKEMGEEVLKSVDSPVPTAI